A single window of Pseudomonadota bacterium DNA harbors:
- a CDS encoding GGDEF domain-containing response regulator: protein MKKQSGSGERSTRANLPPRIAAAKLSSGRAQPKLRAVGELRVLLLDQDARAVSALRRQVRNLPGAMSVSFQSVAKLTAALGHLAGHKFDAILISLGVSDVDVLTAVRDVHAADAGLPIIVTTPSADEPAVAAALAAGADDFLELGLDDGALLVKTLRYAIERKHTSRHLAFLSQFDKLTGLANRELFRDCVQQALRRAEHAMRSLAVISLDVDRFKAINESFGHGAGDELLVTVAYRLSACVRKGDTIARTGSDEFAILLENLHDQREVERLCQKILNGLSEPIFVRGEEIAVTASIGVSFCPGGEAEVADLLRRADNALNRAKKDGRGSFCVFTEALQAASDENLQMESALRRAISEDALFLCYQPKLCLQTGQVVGAEALLRWRHPRLGVVMPTRFVPLAEECGLIVPIGEWVLRRACQDVRRWRELGFDDLTVAVNLSTQQFRHGGLGATVERVLEETGADPNQLVLEITESLLLDDDDSSRSQLDALKAMGIAVYLDDFGTGYSSLSYLKRFRIDGLKIDRSFVHDLPGNPDEEAITRAIIALGRALRLGVIAEGVESREQLELLLREGCDAVQGYLFSAPLPFDEFVAGLPAGFGRHAVGALASIEHLQ, encoded by the coding sequence ATGAAGAAACAGAGCGGCAGTGGTGAGCGCTCGACGCGAGCCAACCTGCCACCACGGATTGCGGCCGCGAAACTGTCCAGCGGGCGCGCACAGCCCAAGCTGCGCGCCGTCGGCGAATTGCGTGTGCTGCTGCTCGACCAGGACGCGCGTGCCGTGAGCGCGCTGCGTCGCCAGGTACGCAACCTGCCGGGCGCGATGTCGGTCAGTTTCCAGTCGGTCGCCAAGCTCACGGCGGCGCTCGGTCACCTGGCGGGGCACAAGTTCGACGCTATCCTGATCAGCCTCGGCGTGAGCGATGTCGACGTGCTGACCGCGGTGCGCGATGTGCACGCGGCGGATGCCGGATTGCCCATCATCGTCACCACCCCCTCGGCCGACGAACCGGCGGTGGCGGCCGCCCTTGCCGCCGGCGCCGACGATTTTCTCGAACTCGGGCTCGACGACGGCGCACTGCTGGTGAAGACCCTGCGTTACGCCATCGAGCGCAAACATACCTCGCGTCACCTGGCCTTCCTGTCGCAGTTCGACAAGCTCACCGGGCTCGCCAATCGCGAATTGTTTCGCGACTGCGTACAGCAGGCCTTGCGCCGCGCTGAGCACGCCATGCGCTCGCTGGCAGTCATTTCGCTGGACGTCGACCGCTTCAAGGCCATCAACGAAAGCTTCGGCCACGGCGCCGGCGACGAATTGCTGGTCACGGTGGCTTACCGCCTTAGCGCCTGCGTGCGCAAGGGCGACACCATCGCCCGCACCGGCAGCGATGAGTTCGCGATCCTGCTGGAGAACTTGCACGACCAACGCGAAGTCGAGCGGCTGTGCCAAAAGATTTTGAATGGTCTGTCTGAACCGATATTCGTGCGCGGCGAGGAGATCGCGGTGACCGCCAGCATCGGCGTCAGCTTCTGCCCCGGCGGCGAGGCCGAGGTGGCCGACCTGCTGCGCCGCGCCGACAACGCCCTCAATCGCGCCAAGAAAGACGGTCGTGGGAGTTTCTGCGTGTTCACCGAGGCACTGCAGGCGGCCTCGGATGAAAACCTGCAGATGGAGTCGGCGCTGCGGCGGGCCATCAGCGAGGACGCCCTGTTCCTGTGCTACCAGCCCAAGCTGTGCCTGCAGACGGGGCAGGTGGTGGGCGCCGAAGCGCTGCTGCGCTGGCGCCATCCCCGGCTCGGGGTGGTGATGCCGACCCGCTTCGTGCCGCTGGCCGAGGAGTGCGGTCTCATCGTACCGATAGGCGAATGGGTGCTGCGTCGGGCCTGCCAGGATGTGCGCCGCTGGCGCGAACTCGGTTTCGACGACTTGACCGTCGCGGTCAATCTTTCCACCCAGCAATTCCGTCACGGCGGCCTCGGCGCCACCGTGGAACGTGTGCTGGAAGAGACCGGCGCCGATCCCAATCAATTGGTGCTGGAAATTACCGAGAGCCTGCTGTTGGACGACGACGACAGCAGCCGCAGCCAACTCGACGCGCTGAAAGCCATGGGCATTGCCGTCTATCTCGACGATTTCGGTACCGGCTACTCGTCGCTGTCCTACCTCAAGCGCTTCCGTATCGATGGCTTGAAGATCGACCGCAGTTTCGTGCACGACCTGCCCGGCAATCCCGACGAGGAAGCCATCACCCGCGCCATCATCGCGCTGGGGCGCGCCCTGCGCCTGGGCGTGATCGCGGAAGGCGTGGAGAGCCGTGAGCAGCTTGAACTGCTGCTGCGCGAGGGCTGCGATGCGGTGCAGGGCTACCTGTTCAGCGCACCCTTGCCGTTCGACGAATTCGTGGCCGGGCTGCCGGCCGGGTTCGGCCGCCACGCGGTCGGCGCGCTGGCGTCCATCGAACATCTGCAATAG
- a CDS encoding SOS response-associated peptidase family protein — protein MCSNYRLPTATDLVVDFDCEAPVEDFETIAYPGYRAPMMVMNRAGTRLVAEAAVFGLVPPWAKDMKIVRSTYNARAETVAEKPAFRGAWKKRQFCLVPMLGFFEPNYESGKPVRWQIRRIDAQPFALAGLREWRRQDDGRELRSFTMLTVNASDHPLMSRFHAPGDEKRSVVYVPAEDYTGWLGAASDEEARAYLKLMAPDEFEGIADPAPPRTKRSA, from the coding sequence GTGTGTTCAAACTACCGCCTGCCGACCGCGACCGACCTGGTCGTAGATTTCGACTGCGAGGCGCCGGTCGAGGACTTCGAGACCATCGCCTACCCGGGCTACCGGGCGCCGATGATGGTGATGAACCGCGCCGGCACACGCCTGGTCGCGGAGGCGGCCGTGTTCGGACTGGTGCCGCCGTGGGCCAAGGACATGAAAATCGTGCGCAGCACCTATAACGCCCGCGCCGAGACCGTGGCCGAGAAGCCCGCCTTCCGCGGCGCGTGGAAAAAGCGCCAGTTCTGCCTGGTGCCGATGCTCGGCTTCTTCGAACCGAATTACGAATCGGGCAAGCCGGTGCGCTGGCAGATCCGGCGCATCGATGCCCAGCCGTTCGCGCTTGCCGGCCTGCGCGAATGGCGGCGCCAGGACGACGGGCGCGAGCTTCGGTCCTTTACCATGCTCACGGTCAATGCCAGCGACCACCCATTGATGTCACGCTTTCATGCGCCGGGCGACGAGAAGCGCTCGGTCGTGTACGTTCCCGCCGAAGACTACACGGGATGGCTGGGCGCCGCGTCCGATGAAGAGGCGCGCGCCTATCTCAAGCTCATGGCGCCCGACGAATTCGAAGGCATCGCCGACCCGGCGCCGCCGCGGACGAAGCGCAGTGCGTGA